The Leadbettera azotonutricia ZAS-9 genome has a window encoding:
- the dusB gene encoding tRNA dihydrouridine synthase DusB, producing the protein MNLYRPLKIGSLSLSGNLFLAPVAGYTDRPFRSICVELGADLTYTELASSEALIRRGAKTFALLRRAENETRYAVQLFGSDPEVMYSAALLLEPLHPEVVDINAGCPVPKVVKSGAGSALMRDPAKLGRIVEGVAKASREKLGGAPVTVKMRSGWDASSINYNECARTAVEAGAALVCLHARTRSQGYSGKSNWEHLADLVSRLKMPVAGSGDLYSPEDAERMLRETGCAALMFARGAQGNPFIFRLAREYLEHGAWTPPSYEERFAMAFRQLDLLTADLGEAAACREMRRAFCAYTKGIGGGSGLSGGNKLRDRLVHAETISDYKDILSVV; encoded by the coding sequence GTGAATCTCTACCGTCCGTTAAAAATAGGCAGCCTCTCCCTTTCGGGCAATCTTTTTCTCGCCCCTGTCGCAGGCTACACGGATCGCCCTTTCAGATCGATCTGCGTGGAACTGGGGGCCGATTTGACGTATACCGAGCTTGCTTCTTCCGAAGCCCTCATACGCCGGGGCGCCAAGACTTTTGCCTTGCTCCGCAGGGCCGAGAACGAAACCCGTTATGCTGTGCAGCTCTTCGGGTCTGATCCGGAGGTGATGTATTCGGCTGCCCTGCTCCTTGAGCCCCTGCATCCGGAAGTGGTAGACATCAACGCGGGCTGCCCTGTCCCCAAGGTGGTAAAATCCGGGGCGGGTTCGGCTCTTATGCGCGATCCTGCGAAATTAGGCAGGATAGTCGAGGGGGTGGCAAAAGCTTCCCGCGAAAAGCTGGGCGGCGCTCCGGTGACAGTAAAAATGCGTTCCGGCTGGGATGCTTCTTCCATCAATTACAATGAATGTGCCCGTACCGCCGTCGAGGCAGGCGCAGCGTTAGTGTGCCTTCATGCCCGGACGAGATCCCAGGGTTACAGCGGCAAAAGCAATTGGGAACATCTGGCGGATTTAGTTTCGCGTTTAAAAATGCCGGTCGCGGGTTCGGGTGATCTTTATTCTCCCGAGGATGCTGAACGCATGCTCCGCGAAACAGGCTGCGCTGCGCTGATGTTTGCCCGGGGCGCCCAGGGCAACCCGTTTATCTTCCGTCTTGCCAGGGAATATCTTGAACATGGCGCCTGGACGCCTCCCTCTTACGAAGAACGTTTCGCCATGGCCTTTAGGCAGCTTGATTTGCTCACTGCGGACCTGGGCGAAGCTGCGGCTTGCAGGGAAATGCGCAGGGCCTTTTGCGCCTATACCAAGGGCATAGGCGGGGGATCGGGGCTGAGCGGCGGCAATAAACTGAGGGACAGGCTGGTCCATGCCGAGACAATTTCCGATTATAAGGATATACTTTCGGTCGTATAA
- a CDS encoding TatD family hydrolase — MQYFDTHAHIGLICEDPIEQLIVIQEARQAQVTRIVSICNSLHDFVKVYDNLKSANHVYHAVGVSPSEVQNPGKDWVQTIEQSAQLPRVVAVGEIGLDYYRKFGDKKSQIELFITQLDLAAKLDLPVIIHNRDAGKDVIEILKDRLPPRGGVLHCYSEDAEYARRALDLNLYFSFAGNLTYRNAKNLHETIGVLPLDRILIESESPFMVPADYRGKRNMPKYLPITAHFLADMLEMGDEEMADTLWDNSSRFFNLPRE; from the coding sequence ATGCAATATTTTGATACTCATGCTCACATTGGGCTCATTTGTGAAGATCCCATTGAGCAGCTCATAGTAATACAAGAAGCCCGCCAGGCCCAGGTGACCAGGATAGTGTCGATCTGCAATAGCCTTCATGACTTTGTGAAGGTGTACGATAACCTCAAGTCCGCGAACCATGTGTACCATGCAGTGGGTGTGTCCCCCTCGGAGGTGCAGAACCCCGGCAAGGATTGGGTTCAGACCATAGAGCAGAGCGCCCAGCTTCCCCGGGTGGTTGCGGTAGGGGAGATCGGCCTGGATTATTACCGTAAATTCGGCGACAAGAAAAGCCAGATTGAGCTTTTCATCACCCAGCTCGATCTGGCCGCCAAGCTTGATCTGCCGGTTATCATCCATAACCGGGATGCGGGCAAGGATGTGATTGAGATACTCAAGGACAGGCTGCCGCCCAGGGGCGGCGTGCTCCACTGCTATTCGGAAGATGCCGAATATGCCAGACGCGCCCTGGATCTCAACCTCTATTTCTCTTTTGCAGGGAATCTGACCTACAGGAATGCCAAAAATCTCCACGAGACCATTGGTGTGCTCCCTCTTGACCGCATACTCATCGAGTCCGAGAGTCCTTTTATGGTGCCTGCGGATTACCGGGGCAAGCGGAATATGCCAAAATACCTGCCCATTACTGCCCACTTCCTTGCAGATATGCTTGAAATGGGAGATGAAGAAATGGCGGATACCCTTTGGGATAATTCCAGCCGTTTCTTCAACCTGCCAAGGGAGTAA
- a CDS encoding response regulator transcription factor gives MISIVVIDDEIQDIERIKYLLHSQGDLELRGFGKDGYDAIRLVRSIKPDIAILNISLALYCGVEISHLLKRDSPSTAIVAMGSQLDINLIKRVVNEAVAAYILKEDFNHLAEILRKVHEGEYYFNPLICTQAFRILASLLQKPAAGDYIPSACKKESDFPAGLSRTEMKILALIGEGYSDKEIAGKLKLKNGTVRNYISRIMRKGCLKSRPQAIAYAIKNGLSISSQ, from the coding sequence ATGATAAGTATCGTGGTTATTGATGATGAGATTCAGGATATAGAGAGGATAAAGTATCTGTTGCATTCTCAGGGAGATTTGGAGTTACGGGGATTTGGGAAGGACGGATATGACGCTATCAGGCTGGTGAGATCAATCAAGCCTGATATAGCGATCCTCAATATAAGCCTGGCTCTATATTGTGGGGTGGAAATATCCCACCTTTTAAAACGTGATTCTCCCTCCACCGCCATTGTGGCAATGGGCTCGCAGCTGGATATCAACCTGATAAAGCGGGTTGTGAACGAAGCCGTGGCAGCGTATATCCTGAAGGAGGATTTCAATCATTTGGCCGAGATACTCAGGAAGGTTCATGAAGGGGAATATTATTTTAACCCCCTTATATGCACCCAGGCTTTCCGCATTCTGGCCAGCCTGCTTCAGAAACCTGCTGCCGGGGACTACATACCCTCGGCCTGCAAGAAAGAAAGCGACTTCCCGGCAGGGCTCTCCAGGACTGAAATGAAGATCCTGGCTCTAATTGGCGAGGGCTATTCGGACAAGGAAATTGCAGGCAAGCTGAAGCTTAAAAACGGGACTGTCAGAAATTACATCTCCCGGATTATGCGCAAGGGATGCCTTAAAAGCCGCCCTCAGGCAATTGCGTATGCCATAAAAAATGGCTTGTCAATTTCATCGCAATAG
- the xylB gene encoding xylulokinase, which produces MKTVCGIDLGTQSCKIIIYDYEKKTIVDSASAAVDMIAENDGTREQKAEWYEEALKSCFGKLDNAAKKTIAAVGVSGHQHSLVPLDAKGKALYNVKLWCDTSTQAECEELTKAAGGEAKLIKTAGLPMRPGYTAPKVQWLKNHKPKAFAKLKHILLSHDYINFLLTGTYTAEFGDASGSALFDVSKRQWSKKVSGYIDPSVFAALPPLVEAGELAGTVSAAAAALYGIPEGAIVSAGGGDNMMSAIGTGTVSDGFLTMSLGTSGTLFGFSKTPVIDPSGDLAAFCSSSGGWLPLLCTMNCTVASEEFRALFGLDVKAFDAEAAKSPIGADGVAVLPFFNGERTPNLPHGRASINGITASNFKRENLARAALESAIFGMRIGLEGFKKLGFKAKEIRLTGGGSKSPLWQSIAANVMNLPVRVPKGAEAAALGGAIQGLWALERQKTPKLAIDAITEAHVAMEGGATVKPDAKAVKAYNEAYGVYSRYLGALSPLYK; this is translated from the coding sequence ATGAAAACTGTATGCGGAATAGACCTGGGAACCCAGAGCTGCAAGATCATCATTTATGATTATGAGAAAAAGACCATAGTGGATTCCGCCAGCGCGGCTGTGGACATGATTGCCGAGAATGACGGCACCAGGGAGCAGAAGGCCGAATGGTACGAGGAAGCCCTCAAAAGCTGTTTCGGCAAACTCGACAATGCTGCGAAAAAAACTATAGCCGCTGTCGGCGTTTCAGGCCACCAGCACAGCCTGGTCCCCCTGGATGCCAAGGGCAAGGCCCTCTACAATGTCAAACTCTGGTGCGACACTTCCACCCAGGCTGAGTGTGAAGAGCTGACAAAAGCCGCAGGCGGCGAGGCCAAGCTCATCAAAACCGCGGGCCTCCCCATGCGCCCTGGCTACACGGCCCCCAAGGTGCAATGGCTCAAAAATCACAAGCCCAAAGCCTTTGCGAAACTCAAGCACATCCTCCTCTCCCACGACTATATCAATTTCCTGCTGACCGGCACTTATACTGCGGAATTCGGCGATGCCTCAGGTTCCGCCCTCTTTGACGTGAGCAAGCGCCAATGGTCCAAAAAAGTCAGCGGCTACATTGACCCCTCGGTATTCGCAGCCCTCCCTCCCCTGGTTGAAGCAGGCGAATTGGCAGGGACAGTTTCCGCCGCGGCCGCCGCGCTTTACGGCATCCCCGAAGGCGCCATAGTCTCCGCAGGGGGCGGCGACAACATGATGAGCGCCATAGGCACCGGTACCGTAAGCGACGGCTTTCTCACCATGAGCCTGGGTACCTCGGGCACCCTCTTCGGTTTTTCCAAAACCCCGGTCATAGACCCCTCGGGCGACCTTGCGGCCTTCTGCTCCAGTTCCGGCGGATGGCTTCCCCTGCTCTGCACCATGAACTGCACCGTGGCCAGCGAAGAATTCCGCGCCCTTTTCGGCCTTGATGTCAAAGCCTTTGACGCCGAAGCCGCCAAGTCGCCCATAGGCGCAGACGGCGTTGCGGTCCTCCCCTTCTTCAACGGCGAGCGCACCCCGAACCTGCCCCACGGCAGGGCCAGCATCAACGGCATCACCGCTTCCAACTTCAAGCGGGAGAACCTCGCCAGGGCCGCCCTCGAATCGGCCATCTTCGGCATGCGCATAGGCCTCGAAGGTTTCAAAAAATTGGGCTTCAAGGCCAAAGAGATACGCCTCACAGGCGGCGGTTCCAAGAGCCCTCTCTGGCAGTCCATAGCCGCCAACGTGATGAACCTGCCCGTGCGGGTTCCCAAAGGCGCTGAAGCCGCCGCGCTTGGCGGGGCCATCCAGGGCCTTTGGGCGCTCGAACGGCAAAAAACTCCCAAGCTGGCTATAGACGCCATCACCGAAGCCCATGTCGCCATGGAAGGGGGCGCCACCGTCAAACCCGACGCCAAGGCGGTCAAAGCCTATAACGAGGCTTACGGAGTTTACTCGCGGTATTTAGGGGCTTTGAGTCCCCTTTATAAATAG